GCGAACTACTGTTATGTTTGTGTAGTGAAGGCATTGGAATGGTCCGTGTGTGATGCATGCGGTGCTTCAAAAGGCTTGACTGCCGCGCCAGTGTACTGAGAAGACCCGACTCTGTTACatatattcatatataCACTAAAGCATGTTCATATTCCTTTCGTCTGGATAGGTCACGTGGCCTCAaatcccttttttttttttttttttttttcactcagATgcatcaaaaaagaaaagaaagaaggaagaataAAGATGTAATGTAATGCATGCATTGTAGTACCGCAGGATGGTTTAGGGACTGGTCCATTACTCGAGGAGTAGTAAAAATAGTGAGTATTCTAGAATAGCACAGTATTTTGCTTCTTTCTCTGCCTTTCTCTTCCAATGCTCCGTCTCGTTTGGCACAGGACCGAGAGGTTTATAATAGTGCCCACCAGGGCCTTGCGACGAATAAGCCATAATAGCGGGCATTCGCTGCAGGAACAGGTGTTGACCCTTATAAGCACCAAAACGAGTTTGAATAGTGACGACAAGTTGAAAATACGAGAGTATTGGTCTGACATGGCGGACTACAAGAATCTTcgaaaagagagaaacaCCCTACTGGAAAATTCTATATTGCACGAGGTCAAGATCGAAGACTTCGTCAGGTTTGTTGATCGCACCAAAAACGCATCTATGACTACAAGAGGACTGTATCGAAGAGAGTGTTTGTATCAGAGTAAGAAGAACTTGGATCTGGTTAACCAAGTAGTCTCTCAAGTCTCATCGGCAGGACAACAAACACCCTTAATTACCCAAGTGGATACCATGCACTGGTGCGTCGATGACGCCATCAGCACGGGGGACATAGTCATGGCTGCCGatcttttcctcttgtaCTACAGATTATTTGCGGAAGATACCAAGCTAGACGAACCGTAcgcaagaaaaatcataTCAACATTAGCGTACCCGAATCCATTGCATGATCATGTCCACCTGGTCAAATATTTACAATTGAACTCCCTATTTGAACGTAGAGCCGGGAACGGCATAAAATTGACCAGATTTCAATTGGAGATTCTTTCCAGTAAGGCGCTCGGTTTGGGCGATGAAGCTCCACAACTTTGCAAGGCTATACTAAACAAGCTAATGAATATAAACTTCTCCTCGGCGACTGAGTTAAAACTGCGAGATGATCAAGTATTACTTGCATATAAGTCCATCGACGAAAACTATAGAAGAGGAAACGTGGCAAGTGTGTATTTCACTTGGAACAAAATCAAGGAGCATTACGTCTCGATTTCTGCACATGACTCCAGAATCATTTATAAAGTCTTCAAGATTTGTACTCATAATAGAGCCTATAGATCTTTATGTAgtgaaatattttggcAATTGACTCCTGAGTATTATTGCAATAACCCGTTGATACTACCAGCACTCATTGATTTCATCACCAAGCGCGATTCTTTAACTATGGCCAAGGAACTTATGCAAAACATCAATAGATACACATTGCCTGAGAACCATCATATCGTTTGGCTGAACAAAAGATGTCTTTCCTCATTGCTAAGGATGCATTTAAAATTCAACGACTCCAACGGTGTAGATAGGGTTTTGAAGCAAATAACAACGAATTTTAGGACGCTTTCACAGGAAAATTACCAAGCAATTATTATCCATCTCTTCAAGACACAAAATCTCGATCATATCGCCAAGGCAATTAAACTATTGGATACGATACCACCGAAACAGGCAATGTTGGCATATGGGTCTATTATCAACGAATTGGTAGATTGGAAATTGGCTTCAAAAGTTAAATTCACCGATAATTTGATGGCACTTATAAATGAACTATTGATGAAAGCACATGATTATGACCCTGAACACAGAAGCTCACTTTGGAACGTCGTTTCCTCTTTATACATTAAGAAACTTTGTCATTATAAGAAGCAGAATGGCAAATCTGTTGTTAATGCAAAGGAGGATATTGACTTGGCaaaattattatatttgattgctacaaaaaaaaaaaatacacgTTGGACAAAATCAAATAGTAATCCCTTCATTATCTCTACTCCAAGTGATGTTGAACTAAAAATTAACAATCAAAACAGGTTTACAATCCTGAGGAATATTGCATTAAGTGCTTTTAAAATAGAAAGAACAGATATCTTCCTTTGGGCATGCGCGGAACTATACCAGAATGGTATGACGATTGACGAATTGAAATTGGACTGGAATTTCATGCTGAAACACCAGATAAGAAATTCAGAATTCAAGACAAATAAGGAAATCGTACAGGATGTTAAAAAGCATGGAGTCTCAGCTATCAAGCGTCACTTAAGGTAAACATTCGATCTATCTACTTTTCTAAATACCCACAATCACGATAATTACAAAAACaagcaagaaaattaatttctgtaaatatatattaaACTCAAGCATCGCATTTTATTTCGTACGTTCTCACAGCCATCAGACAAATGTATCCAAGTTATATTTGGGTGAAAAATATAGTATTCTTTTAAATCACATATTATTAAATTATGAATAAATCTATATCTACAGTCTTTTATTGTATCAATCGGCATTTTTTGGAGGTGGtaataatttcaaatcttttgaTGGTTTAATTGCTGCGTTGGAAAAGTCTCTCACCACAATTTGACAATTCACTTCTTTACATaatgcctttttcttcaatagcGGCACTTTTTGCAGAAATTCTAACCCAGTGCTTCTTTCTAGAGCATCTACAGGGACTTCAAAGTCAGTCAGTTTCGTTTCATTGGATATTGGTTCATTTGGTAATACAAACGCTGCAACGGCAATATCTTCTCTAGTAGGGTTATTTGTTGGCGATTCGGCAACaatcaatttgaaaaaatgcgTTGGAACGGCAATGCTGGGCGGATTGCCAATTACTTCATAagtgattttgaatttgttgtCAGCAggatctttttttggcaaatACAAAGGACCTGTAACAATTCTTACACTCTGGTACTTTTTAGTCAATCCTCTACAAAAATATTCTAAATGCGCCCAGTAGTCTCTATTAAAGCCCCCTCCCACTTGAGGACAAATATTAGATAAATAAAACGTGTCATTCATAGCCTGCTGAGAAAATTTTGCGTCAGCAGCTGGTGCTTGATGGCCACGATCATAACCTGACCTGAAATAGTCGCTTAATTTACCTCTAAATTTCTCTGGAATGACTTCATCTTCcctgaaaaaagaatttttcctATCAGCGTTTCTTGCAGCCATGGATTCTGGCGTTATATGTTCTAAGACCCAATAAGGATTCTGTGTTTGCCTATTGTAGCATGAAATAAATTCTTCACGGTTTTGCAGATCATGAATTGGACCAGGAAACCCATACTTGAAGAATCCGGAAGGGTCAACCTTAAAGGAGTGAGGTTGAATTTTACCGTTTGATTTTTGTGTGATTGGATAAGGCGATTCAATAACTTGTCCCGGAGAGCgtttgttcaaaagaagataagTTAAGCCAGTACCGGCACCCAACCCCACCAAACCGGACAACAATATCCTACTACTCATGatgtatttatattttgaTTGTTTAGAAATTAGAGAATTTTACTGAATGCACTTGTTTTTATACAATTGTAACTCTATAACGTTAAGAAACTTCCCGGTGAGTGACCGTTAGCTAATTATACTATTCATGTTTTTTCACATcaaattttattcttttttcatttttttagttttttcGCGATGAGCTTTATTTCCGTTCATCCCCCTTTACTTAAAAGATTTCAATTGAAAAGCTTCTTCGACAGATCCCAGGGACTCAGACTGAACATAAGCCTCCATTATGGAGCCTATAATCGTCTTTTGTTGATGGTTTAAAATATTGGCAACAGCATCTTTAAATGAATTCTTGTCCAATTGGACCAAAGTCATCATTTCTTCAGCAACCTCTTTGTCCACTTTATCTCTATACGTTTCGTGATATACAACGAAGAAAGACAGACATAAAGCGATTGACAACGATGCTTTTGAGTCATTTTGCTTTATCGCTTCTCCTGTAAACTGAATTATTAGCTTTATTTTGATGGTTGCTAGCGACAAAGATTCCTTTGCTTgaatatcttgaaaaaacCTTTTGATGACTACTTTTATCAAGTGCTGCAATAATGGGTATCTAAAAACATTCGATActattcttttgaaaccTTGTAAGGCAATGGGTCGTGTAGTAGGATCGTTTAATGCCCCCAAGAGAATGTCCGCGCAGTCACTTAGTTCCTGACAACTTAAATTAGAGTACCCATTAGACagcaaaatcaaaatggTGGCAACCTTGTTGTTCGAACTCAACTTATGATATATTACATCCTTGATTGACCCGTAGAATATTGCCAGTAATTCAATATTATCCTTGTCGTCCGATTCTGTAAGTGCCTTTACTAATGCCTTGAAAAGTGGAAGAATGATTGGGATGATCACTTCGCGTTCCCTACATTCATAAATTTTCCCTATAACGAATAAAAGACAGGAATAGAGATCTAACTTAAACATGCTGTCAAAGTTACTGATGTTTGATTCAAACGCAACGaatgttttctttaataAGTCAATATCAGTGGAGGAGAGTTTTATTTCATAATTATCTTCCTCGCTACTTAACACGTTATTCTTGATAAGTGGTAATTTCTCTGAGATAATCATCATTAATAGTCGCAGTAATTCATACAGTTTGTCAATATCTTGTAGAAACGACTCAGGTGTACTATTGCACTTTGAATAACCAATGATCAAGTCACTAATTATATCAACGAGTAAAAATTCTTCCTTGCTGTTTCCTGTAGAGATTAGTCTATCCATAACTCCAACAACTTCGGCAATGatatcatcttcaaatatgCTTTTTATGCATAGATTACTTTTTAAAACGTTGTGTAAAGCAGGCAAAActtgcattttcattgaatggTCGTCAATATTCTTGACGATGGCTTCTAAGCACAGACTAAACAGAATAAAGAGGAAATACTCCAATTCCTCGTCGTTAAGTGATCCTGAAATGATGCTAACATCGGAATCAAGTGTGCATCCGAGTGCCTCTACAAAGTTCAACCACACTGGCTCATACAATTCAATCTTTGTACTTCTCAACTCAATGAggtcattttctttcgaatGATCATCTAATTGTATCGTAGCATCTTTGTCACTGTATTTGATTGTCATATATTCACGTAAAGAGATGATCCATAATGGAACCAAAATACtccaatatttttttgtaaaagcGACCAGTGGTTCATTCGATGAGGTAATGGACCTTTGTACTATCTCAGCCCATGCATCCAAAACGGaaagttcaatttttctcttcgCCTTTGGTGTAACAATGAAGGCCTCACCCACACGTATATTAGAAGGAGAACCTTTGAAGTTACCGAGAAGATCTACTAGTAATTGTGAAATTCTTCCCAATTTGTCTGGCGGCATGATATTGGAGGCTAATACCTCAGCAGCAACAGTGAtagcaaaagaaatcactGTAGGCGAGCTTCCTTTACTAAATGCTGGCATCAATGCACTAGTTATCTGGGCTTCCTGTTGCTCTAATATCGATGATTCAGGGATCTGGGGATCTCTCATTGACGAATAGTTCTTAAGtacaaaattcaaaatttgtaGTCCAGTCAATTTCATTCCTTCATTTCTCACTGTAGATCCACGGAACGATATTTCAATAAGATCTGAAATTTTGCCGCTCAGTGCGAGCAGCAggttttcatatttttcagattctaAACACAGTGTTACTATCAAATTTAAGATTATCTGTTTGCTCTTCCATTGAAGGTTGTCAGAGCCAAGATCTTTAGTACTTGTGTTGGCCAGCTGGCTTACATTTGCGATGGACTCCTCTTCTTCGcctttgatttctttttctgaagACTCTTGTAGGCCGTTCAGCTCCAATAGAACTGTTACATCTCTGTAATAACTTTGGAAGAGTCTTCCTAGGCTCATATTAAAAACCGAATATAATTTATCAAACCAATGACTATCCTTTTTGAGAGTATGCAATATCCATTCAGTAAAATAATTCTTAACAGAGCGGGAATTTGGAAATAGGGCCAGATACCTCCAGctcaaattttccatttctttcatgAAGATTTCTTCCATCTGCAATTTGTACAATAATGTGAATAAGtcaaagttttcaaaagcaCTTTTTAAACTTGAAGTATGCGAAATGAGTTCATTTGAGCTGGTAAATGTTGTATCAAAATATGATGACCCTATTCCTGTAACTATTGAGCTTTTGATTATACTTTTAGAGGAGGAAATAAAGATTCCATAGTTTAGGATGttattcattttgaaagtagctatattttcaaatattttgatgcTAGTTATGCTGCTGAGAATATTATTGGATATTAACAAAGATAGAGTAATATTTCTGAACGAATCAAGAACTTTAGGATTTAGTTCTAGAAAATTTGGACCCACAGTTTCAGTCAAAGTTTTTGAGATTTCACCGATAGCTACATGAGAATTAAACTCTCTATTATAGTTGCAGCGAAGAGTGGAGGGACCGTAAACACCAAACTTATCGTTCGTCAGCAGGATTTCCATAGAATTCAGCAGCAGAGCtgctgttttcaaatcaatcaCCAGGTGCTTCTCAAGAAGAACATGCATTGCTTTTAATGACCAAGAATGAACAACGGGATGTGGATCCCTCATTAACGCAAAGATGACGTCAAATGatgcttcaaaatttgcatATTGCGGGTTATATTTGAAGATCGTGGCCAATGAAAGGACGTGAAACATCCTTAAGTATGGTTCATCCATATCTGCGacattttttataaatatCCTTGATTGCTCTGTGAGAAACTTCTGcctttcttcatcgtcaaaTGATCGTGCAATAGCGGCCGTAAGTAACCCTACACAATCTGCCTTGATCTTTGTCAAAAATGtgtcattgaagaattgaattttttttatcgaTTCGATGATCAATTGCCCTACTGAATAGTCCAACACCAAACTCTTTTCTTGCATGATCCGCAAAGCACTATGCAGTGCGCTGCAAACGTTGGCAGCGATTGCTGCGCTTCTCAACGGTGTAGTCGTTTTGGAAAACATGGACAGATTCAGAGTTTCCATAACAGAGTACTGTATTTTACTATTCAGAAAGGGAAATACAGATGAAAAAAGCTCCATAGAAGAGTCAATCAAAGATGTAGTAACTTGGGGTGCGTAGCGATCAATTTGAGAGTAAGATCCGGATCCATAtaacaaaatcaatgagTCCAAGGACAAAATTGGAGAAATAGGCTTCAACACTTCCTTTTCGAAAATATTGTACCAATTATAATCCTTGGACGGCCAGCTTCCACTTATTAGTTCATCATATTTATAGGTGGAGGACATCGATAGATTTACAATACAGTCGCTGCTTATTTTACTAGAGAGACCGAATGCAAAGCCATTGTTTTGACGCAGTAAGGTGTTTATTGAGGATTCTGAAGCGGTGTTATTCTCGACGTCATCTTTATTTCCTACTTTTCTGCTCCGCATATCTTTTAAACTGATAAAAACGGAAGTGCTCGATTCTGTGTAGAGATTAGGATCTGAAAAGTTCTTCACAATTAATATTAGTAAGGAACTATTGAAATCACTACTTATATACTTCTCCAATTTAAGATATACTTGCAAAATTCTATTTTCATTGTGCAACAGGGCATTATCAAtgttttttgattttaagTCAATAGAGTGGTTGAAGTTGGAGCATTTGGTTAACAAATATGACACTTGTTTGGCCGTGTCTTTATCAATTTGCGTATTGCTTAAGTATGTTAATAGACAGGCCAAAGCATGGTTTCGAATTTCTAGGTTTTTATACAATTCGTCCTCGTCATGGTATGTGTAAGTATGTGTCAATAGAACTTTCCAGAACAGAAACAGTTGAGGTATCTGTAATTTCAAATACTGTTCATCTTTATAATTCATTAATCCTATCAATAATATCCAGCATAAAAGCCCTTTGAAGTACAAGTTGGAAGAAGTAGACGTGGTATTGTTTTTTATAAATGACGTGGAGAAAACTGTGATCCTCATGATCAACTCATAAGAAATATAATCACTCTTGGCGTCTTTGATAAGGTTCGCTATAATAAAAGCATGTCCATGGTTCCTATGAAAAGTGAATTTGTCAGTAGATTTGAAATCAGTAGATAATGCACGTAAAGAGTTTTCAATAGTCTCCGAGAGATATTCCGGACAATTATTCAGAAaaattctcaaaatttccaTTGTGTGAACACGAATTGTAAATATCTCACATGTCGCCAGATCAACTAATTTATCTCTAATTTCTTTAACAATATGCTCTTCGGTGGCAAATGTAGAATTCAGATCGCTTATTAAAGTATATGTCAAGTCTAATTGTAGTAGTGTAAGCCACTGTGTTTCAGGTTTGGCATCAATGTTATACTTTAGACTTGTAGTTGAATCGCTTTTGAAAGAGCTACCGTGAGGATCCGAGGAGCCTAAAATGTAATATAGCATTTGAGTCTTTGCAGTGTCACTCAAATGTGGTAATATGATCTTATGCATATGTTGGAAGTACCTTAAGTACCTTGATAATGTATTCATGCTTCTATTATTTACTTCGTAGTCGCTAAAGATCTCACTTAAAGACAGCACCATatccaaatattttgagttATTCAGGAAAGTATTATCAGCTAATAGGTTTATGTTAGTCAAATGGATAATGGATTCAAAACAACCACTTTCTACATCTCGGGTATCACAATTCAGAAAAATCCTAACATAAATAGACCATACCTCTTGTAAGGTCAAGATTTTCTTCGAAAAGTAATaatcaaataaaatttCCGCTAGAGATTTAGCAGTGAAAATACGAGTTTCATCATTAGCAAAACCATAAAGGCCTATCTCACCTTCCGTGAATCTTGAATAGATTGTTTCTAACACGTCATGAGAGTGCTCCTTAATGAAAGCTGTCTGTTTGAAATGAGCCGTCCAGGATTCTATCAACACAGATACAAAGGTAACCGGGAAATCTTTCTCATCCGCTGAAATACTGTCAAAGACGGTTTTagataattttgaaaattttgcgTACGTAGTTGGATCCAAGATTCTATCGTCATCGTTTGAATTTCTTAAAATGGCATTAAAAAGCTGAAGCAGCGATGTCATAAAAGCAGCGTGGTgatatttacttttttccatgattttttttaggtttttgaaaattacACTAAAAAGTAGTGGgaccaaagaagaaatgctgcttccaaaattttcgaaTATTTGGACTAATAATGTGCACGCAATATCTTTTGCTGGAGTGTATATgtaccttttctttttcgtcgttgacttcttctttttctttttttcattaggGTCattaatttcatcaatcGAAACGTCTTCCTCACATAGTACATTAGTTAAATACGCAGCAGAATCAAAAACCATCCCAGGGTATACGTTTTTCAATTGCCATATAGACATTGTATAGAGGTGTGACAAACTGATAAACACTGAATGCAGCTCTAAACTATTCGTGTTCTCTAATACGGCGGTGTATCTTATAAAATCATCCAATTGAGTGTGTATGTCTTTGACCTCTTGTAATTCGGCGTCACTGGCgtctttcaaagatatgaGCTTTTCCAGATTGGTAGTTATCCAAGTTGATAAAGTGTGACCATCATCTGTTGACGTATCCATCAACTTCTGGAGGGTTTGATTTACCATCTTTGCGACCTGCGTCTTTTTGCCTTCACCTCTTTTGCCTTTTACCTCTCCCATAATCTAACCTACTATCACTGTGATATAAATCATAACAAATCATTCTTCCATTATGgcgatgaagaaaatgggcATATGATGTTTCGCTATGTGGTGTGCGGAGGTAAGGTTgcaataacaataaaaaaaaagaaaagaacgtTTGAGTATTATAAACATGAAGAAGTTAATTATTTAGAATTCCAACCGACCGTAGGGCCAGAGTTATATTCTGAGGTAAATGCTTGATTGTTGATGGCGGAATCTTGACCAATAAGTGCGGAAAAATCGATGACATCCGGCAGCACTCTATTAATTGAGTAGTCGAACTCTTCAAACTCTGCAAGAAGTTTATCCAAGTATTCTTCCTGTGCAGCAGTTGCTGTATGGCTTTCATTGATGGCCCCTTGGAAATGCAGATCGCCTTCTCCTTGTGGGAAATTTAGAATGGACCGGAGACTTGTGGCTGGAGTTTggtgttgttgttgttgttgttgttgttgttgttgttgttgttgttgttgttgttgctgttgtcCATGCTGCGATTCTTCCTGGCACTTCATGAAATTACTGCTACTTTGCTGTTGGACCGTCAAAGTCCCGCTATTTTCTTGGCGTTGTAGCTTTACTATGTTCAAAAGTTGTTCGGATAGTACAgatgtttttttgttaaattctttgaatagTTGGTTTAGAACTTCAAAGGTACGTTTACTTGCGTTTGAAGCACCTTTCAAAAGCGATAAAATTTCACTGCCCAGTTGGGTAGCATTATATATGTCTGAATCAGCCTTCCCATTTCGCATTAACCCCTTTTCTGTTTGGTAGACATAAAATTTGAGGCACGCCacactgaagaagattgtATGAATGGAAAACCAATAGCTGCCACTCAAGAGGTTTTGCATGATCATGTCATAAGATAATTGGATGACTTTCTTGGCTACTTCGATACAGTTTTCAGCCATATGAATTTGGAATTGAAACTCTGGGACGTCTAATGGGTCTATAGAAATATAGTGGTAAAAGGGTTTGTAGAGTACAATTTTCGATAATAGGAAGTCCAGATATAGTAATTTTTTAGGTTTCGTGTATGGAGAACTACTTTCATCCGCGCAAACGTTCGCAGGCGGTTGTGGCTGGCGATATCGTATTGTATCAaccttcaaaatatcaggTAGTTGTGTATACCAGTTCTCTAGTTGATCATTCAGCGATACAATTTGCGACCTGGAATCCTCTTCTAGTGGCTTTCTTCTCAAAGAGTACATTAGTTTGTAAATCCGAGACATAATTAAAATTAGCTTTGTATGCTTGTTATTCATTCCACAAGAACTTATCGTTCGCCAATCTTGAAACTTTATTCCCATTGTAGatatattttcatcatcgaCATCTAGAGGAAACTCTTGATCTATATCAGATTCGTCGATACCGCTCGGGAAACCAAGAATACAATTCATGTACAGGTCTAGTTTGTACACAGACCAAAAGagtcttttctttgtctcATCTTGAATCGGTGTAGGACCGACTATAGAGGATTTTCTGTGCAAACCTTCTTTTAACGCTGCACGAAGAGCAATTCCGATGAACGAATAGCAAGCTTTCAAGTTTGCTGAGCactgcaaaaaaatggtcATCATAAATATGGCCTGTATTGAGTATATTTCAGTGATGTTAGAGAAGTCCAAAGATTTCTTGGCTTCTAAAAAGTATCTGTAGCCTTCATCTGTGTAAAATTCCCTAGTTGCGTTACTATCCTTGCTCAAGTCTTCCTTAGAGAATAAAGCTCCAACTGCCAAGACGGAATATATTAATGGTTGCGTTTTAACTTGTTCTGCAGTGTATTCCTTGCCAAGTTTTTCTGCTTCGTATATGGAGTCTAGAATAGAAATGATAGTTGGTCTGTGGTAGAACCTAAATAGCACACAGGCGCAATCCCAAGTTTTCTGGATGAACTTCAAGGCAATACCTCTGGGAGGTAATGGTACGCTTGTTTTCAAGTGCCAGGATGCATTCTTCGGTAGACTTTGGCGAATCACATTGTTAACATCCAATTGTCCTTGTTGTAGATACCGCTTAATAGTGTCCAAAAAAAGCTGGTTGTCAAAAGAAGGTGATGTGAATATTTGATTAAGTGCTTCGGGTGTAAATATTGTCTCTGTAATCTTTTTGTAATCAATGACACTTTGCCTACCCTTGTTATCATTATGGTCTTGATGAGAAGCCCTCTGCGAGTACAGGGGGCTATCGTCACTTAGTTCTTTATCAAATGCCGATGAGTTCCTTGGAGGTCGATCATATTTGCATTCAAAACTGTTATTCTGGCAAAGCCGACATGGTGTCTGTCCACTACACCGTACTTTCCTCTTTCTACAGGCCACGCAGGCTCGATGTGCTCTTCCCCTCGTT
Above is a window of Saccharomyces kudriavzevii IFO 1802 strain IFO1802 genome assembly, chromosome: 10 DNA encoding:
- the SKDI10G0160 gene encoding uncharacterized protein (similar to Saccharomyces cerevisiae YJL206C; ancestral locus Anc_1.128), encoding MKKGNGKRSKVLVLSRDAGTNELKPTRGRAHRACVACRKRKVRCSGQTPCRLCQNNSFECKYDRPPRNSSAFDKELSDDSPLYSQRASHQDHNDNKGRQSVIDYKKITETIFTPEALNQIFTSPSFDNQLFLDTIKRYLQQGQLDVNNVIRQSLPKNASWHLKTSVPLPPRGIALKFIQKTWDCACVLFRFYHRPTIISILDSIYEAEKLGKEYTAEQVKTQPLIYSVLAVGALFSKEDLSKDSNATREFYTDEGYRYFLEAKKSLDFSNITEIYSIQAIFMMTIFLQCSANLKACYSFIGIALRAALKEGLHRKSSIVGPTPIQDETKKRLFWSVYKLDLYMNCILGFPSGIDESDIDQEFPLDVDDENISTMGIKFQDWRTISSCGMNNKHTKLILIMSRIYKLMYSLRRKPLEEDSRSQIVSLNDQLENWYTQLPDILKVDTIRYRQPQPPANVCADESSSPYTKPKKLLYLDFLLSKIVLYKPFYHYISIDPLDVPEFQFQIHMAENCIEVAKKVIQLSYDMIMQNLLSGSYWFSIHTIFFSVACLKFYVYQTEKGLMRNGKADSDIYNATQLGSEILSLLKGASNASKRTFEVLNQLFKEFNKKTSVLSEQLLNIVKLQRQENSGTLTVQQQSSSNFMKCQEESQHGQQQQQQQQQQQQQQQQQQQHQTPATSLRSILNFPQGEGDLHFQGAINESHTATAAQEEYLDKLLAEFEEFDYSINRVLPDVIDFSALIGQDSAINNQAFTSEYNSGPTVGWNSK